The following coding sequences lie in one Gemmatimonadota bacterium genomic window:
- a CDS encoding M20/M25/M40 family metallo-hydrolase, translated as MRTFRTIPLVALLLLAAVGPLPAAGQALPDFDAARDEAVSLLQDLVRINTTSPPGNETEVAEYVKEVLAREGIDGQIFAKDPKRGNLVARLPGNGSKEPILILAHSDVVGAELESWTGDPFAGTIEDGYVYGRGASDDKDMVAAALQVMLMVKRSGRVLDRDIILLIEAGEEGATEFGIDYMVENHLDKIRAEFALNEGGTIHQAEDGSVDYVVVGATEKVPWRQIKLVARGTAGHGSQPRLDNPVVHIAAAVAKLGDFQMPMRLNEVTREYFKRLAEISPPEKAELYRNIENPARRAQIEEEFRRSDIAANSTLRTSISPNIIQGGFRYNVIPSDAEATLDVRALPDEDMDAFLEELRRVIDDPLVEVLPPVSWRPAAPPSSLGTDLFRALEGAQGRLFPDAVTLPTMGTGATDSAQLRAAGIPTYGIGAMARDEDSRAHGNDERVSIEGLGTFVEYIYWTVMEVAGRPAS; from the coding sequence ATGCGCACCTTCCGCACGATCCCGCTGGTTGCCCTCCTTCTCCTGGCGGCAGTGGGCCCGCTGCCCGCGGCGGGTCAGGCCCTGCCCGACTTCGACGCAGCGCGCGATGAGGCCGTGTCGCTCCTCCAGGACCTGGTCCGCATCAACACCACCAGCCCTCCGGGCAACGAGACCGAGGTGGCCGAATACGTCAAGGAGGTGCTCGCGCGCGAAGGGATCGACGGTCAGATCTTCGCCAAGGATCCCAAACGTGGGAACCTGGTAGCGCGCTTGCCCGGGAACGGCAGCAAGGAGCCGATCCTGATCCTCGCGCATTCCGACGTGGTGGGTGCAGAGCTGGAGTCGTGGACGGGCGACCCGTTCGCGGGAACCATCGAGGACGGGTACGTCTACGGCCGGGGCGCCAGCGACGACAAGGACATGGTCGCGGCTGCCTTGCAGGTCATGCTCATGGTCAAGCGCTCGGGCCGTGTGCTCGATCGGGACATCATCCTGCTCATCGAGGCGGGGGAGGAAGGCGCCACCGAGTTCGGCATCGACTACATGGTGGAGAACCACCTGGACAAGATCCGGGCGGAGTTCGCGCTGAACGAAGGCGGCACCATCCACCAGGCCGAGGACGGATCGGTCGACTACGTGGTGGTCGGCGCTACGGAGAAGGTGCCGTGGCGCCAGATCAAGCTGGTGGCCCGTGGGACGGCCGGGCACGGATCGCAGCCGCGTCTGGACAACCCCGTGGTGCACATCGCGGCGGCGGTGGCCAAGCTCGGTGACTTCCAGATGCCCATGCGCTTGAACGAGGTCACGCGGGAGTATTTCAAACGGCTGGCCGAGATCAGCCCGCCCGAGAAGGCCGAGCTCTATCGCAACATCGAGAACCCTGCCCGGCGCGCGCAGATCGAGGAGGAGTTCCGGCGGAGCGACATCGCGGCCAACTCCACGCTGCGCACGTCCATCTCACCCAACATCATCCAGGGCGGTTTCCGCTACAACGTGATCCCGAGTGACGCCGAGGCGACGTTGGACGTCCGCGCGCTGCCGGACGAGGACATGGACGCCTTCCTGGAGGAGTTGCGGCGTGTCATCGACGATCCGTTGGTCGAGGTGCTCCCGCCCGTGTCCTGGCGCCCCGCCGCACCCCCGTCCTCCCTGGGCACGGATCTGTTCCGGGCGCTGGAGGGCGCGCAGGGCCGGCTGTTCCCCGACGCGGTGACGCTCCCCACCATGGGGACCGGCGCCACCGACTCGGCGCAACTCCGGGCAGCGGGGATCCCGACCTACGGAATCGGAGCCATGGCCCGGGACGAGGATTCACGCGCCCACGGCAACGACGAGCGCGTATCCATCGAGGGGCTCGGCACGTTCGTCGAATACATCTACTGGACGGTGATGGAGGTCGCGGGCCGGCCCGCGAGTTGA
- a CDS encoding glycosyl hydrolase codes for MTVARLRWMPTLALALSLLAAPIDAAAQVDAALFQSMRYRNIGPFRGGRVTTVTGVPGETFTFYMGATGGGVWKTTDAGTTWQNISDGYFTTTGIGSIAVAPSDHNVVYVGTGEGPVRGVKTSHGDGVYKSLDAGRTWTHLGLEATRHIPRILVHPTNPDVLYLAAQGNPYGPNPERGVYKSTDGGHSWERILFVNEDSGIADLAMDAHNPLILFATSWDFRRRPWVVKSGGPGSRVYKTTDGGATWKEITAGLPDLKGKMGVSVSPANGDVVYLAIEAKDGQGGVYRSDDAGEHFRQVSDDPRTWARAWYYMHIIADPQDADEVWVLNSSAMRSIDGGKTYTGIPDSHVDHHALWINPTDSDIMINGNDGGASVTLNGGRTWSTLLNQPTGQMYRVMTDNQYPYRVYSGQQDASGIVIDSRTLGDGIGESHWTTVRSGESATIGLDPENPRYVYSTFFASFLGEWDSETHNYRMIRPYPERVTGEQPRNLKYRANWNGPVTVSPHDPNVIYYGSQYVMKSSDRGTTWEVLSEDLTRNDKDHQGPGGYPISNEQITAESYNDVFNIEESPLQEGVIWVGSDDGLVHVTRDGGRTWTNVTPPDLPESIINVVEPSPHDPATAYFAAAGYKMNDFTPYIYKTNDYGASWRKIVNGIPGNTFARSVREDPDRRGLLYAGTETGLFVSFDDGGVWQPLDLNLPEVPITDMRIRQQDLVVSTQGRSLWILDDLTPLHQISDAVANADVYLYRPRDPYRSIVRGYYAEGGLGENPPEGLQVHYVLSEAVPDSVPMRMEILDRSGRVIYAESTEGPADECPASPMRRQFQREAGAHRWTWDMQVGRFACLVEITATSPGLSAYPAMPGSYQVRLAVGDRTQTQDFEIRIDPRLEGISADPMAEYAELDRISASLLGAATEMADGVAQLRRVQEQLDFVLEVSTASDVTEGARSLDQKADDWTAKILQKELKTFQNAYQHEARLLMKYKDLLDRIGGANIPLTQGVRDVSRDYLATWSEIERELQVILNEDIPAFNQVLQRAGLPLIYLPRPVS; via the coding sequence GTGACTGTTGCCCGCCTGCGCTGGATGCCCACGCTCGCCCTCGCTCTCTCCCTGCTGGCCGCCCCCATCGATGCCGCGGCGCAGGTGGATGCGGCCCTGTTCCAGTCCATGCGCTACCGAAACATCGGACCCTTCCGTGGCGGCCGGGTCACCACGGTCACCGGAGTACCGGGGGAGACCTTCACGTTCTATATGGGCGCCACCGGTGGGGGCGTCTGGAAGACCACGGACGCGGGCACCACCTGGCAGAACATCTCGGACGGCTACTTCACCACCACGGGCATCGGCTCCATCGCCGTGGCGCCATCGGATCACAATGTGGTGTACGTCGGCACCGGCGAGGGTCCGGTGCGCGGTGTGAAGACCTCCCACGGGGATGGCGTCTACAAGTCGCTGGACGCCGGACGGACCTGGACCCACCTCGGCCTCGAGGCCACGCGCCACATCCCGCGGATCCTCGTCCATCCCACCAATCCCGACGTGCTCTACCTGGCCGCCCAGGGCAATCCCTACGGGCCCAATCCCGAACGCGGCGTCTACAAATCCACGGACGGTGGACACAGCTGGGAACGCATCCTCTTCGTGAACGAAGACTCCGGCATCGCCGACCTGGCCATGGATGCCCACAACCCGCTGATTCTCTTCGCGACGTCCTGGGATTTCCGGCGGCGCCCCTGGGTGGTCAAGAGTGGCGGCCCCGGCAGCCGGGTCTACAAGACCACGGATGGCGGGGCCACGTGGAAGGAGATCACCGCCGGACTGCCCGACCTCAAGGGCAAGATGGGTGTGTCCGTCTCTCCTGCGAACGGGGACGTCGTCTACCTGGCCATCGAGGCCAAGGACGGCCAGGGTGGCGTGTACCGCTCCGACGATGCAGGAGAGCACTTCCGGCAGGTGAGTGACGATCCGCGCACCTGGGCGCGGGCCTGGTACTACATGCACATCATCGCCGACCCTCAGGACGCCGACGAGGTGTGGGTGTTGAACAGCAGCGCCATGCGCTCGATCGACGGGGGCAAGACCTACACCGGGATCCCCGACAGCCACGTGGATCATCACGCATTGTGGATCAACCCCACCGACTCCGACATCATGATCAACGGGAACGACGGCGGCGCGTCGGTGACGTTGAACGGAGGTCGGACCTGGTCCACCCTGCTCAACCAGCCTACGGGGCAGATGTACCGCGTGATGACGGACAATCAGTATCCGTACCGCGTGTACTCGGGACAGCAGGACGCGAGCGGCATCGTGATCGACAGCCGCACGCTGGGGGACGGGATCGGCGAGTCCCACTGGACCACCGTACGCTCCGGCGAGTCCGCCACCATCGGGCTGGACCCCGAGAATCCGCGCTACGTGTACTCCACGTTCTTCGCCAGCTTCCTGGGCGAGTGGGACAGCGAGACCCACAACTACCGCATGATCCGGCCCTATCCGGAGCGGGTCACGGGTGAGCAGCCCCGCAACCTGAAGTACCGGGCCAACTGGAACGGGCCCGTGACGGTCTCGCCGCACGACCCGAACGTGATCTACTACGGCTCCCAGTACGTGATGAAGTCGAGCGACCGCGGCACCACCTGGGAGGTGTTGAGCGAGGATCTGACCCGCAACGACAAGGATCATCAGGGCCCGGGCGGCTACCCCATCTCCAACGAGCAGATCACGGCGGAGAGCTACAACGACGTCTTCAACATCGAGGAATCCCCGCTCCAGGAAGGCGTGATCTGGGTGGGTTCGGACGATGGGCTGGTGCACGTGACCCGAGACGGTGGTCGGACCTGGACCAACGTCACGCCACCCGACCTGCCCGAGAGCATCATCAACGTGGTCGAGCCCTCACCGCACGATCCCGCCACCGCCTACTTCGCGGCCGCGGGCTACAAGATGAACGACTTCACTCCGTACATCTACAAGACCAACGACTACGGGGCGTCGTGGCGGAAGATCGTGAACGGGATCCCCGGCAATACGTTTGCCCGCTCCGTACGTGAGGACCCGGATCGGCGAGGACTGCTCTACGCGGGCACCGAGACCGGTCTGTTCGTCTCTTTCGATGACGGCGGCGTCTGGCAGCCCCTCGACCTGAACCTGCCAGAGGTCCCGATCACGGACATGCGCATCCGCCAGCAGGATCTGGTGGTGTCCACACAGGGGCGCTCGCTCTGGATTCTCGACGATCTGACGCCGCTCCATCAGATCTCGGACGCCGTGGCCAACGCCGACGTGTACCTGTACCGGCCGCGCGATCCCTACCGCAGCATCGTGCGCGGCTACTACGCGGAAGGGGGCCTCGGCGAGAATCCGCCCGAGGGGCTGCAGGTGCACTACGTGCTGAGCGAAGCCGTCCCGGACAGCGTGCCTATGCGCATGGAGATCCTGGACCGGAGTGGTCGGGTGATCTACGCCGAGTCGACCGAGGGTCCCGCGGACGAGTGTCCGGCGTCGCCCATGCGCCGCCAATTCCAGCGCGAAGCCGGTGCCCACCGCTGGACCTGGGACATGCAGGTGGGGCGCTTCGCCTGTCTGGTAGAGATCACCGCGACCTCACCTGGCCTCAGCGCCTACCCGGCCATGCCCGGATCCTATCAGGTGCGGCTCGCCGTGGGCGACCGCACGCAGACACAGGACTTCGAGATTCGCATCGACCCACGCCTGGAAGGCATCTCGGCCGACCCCATGGCGGAGTACGCGGAGTTGGACCGCATTTCCGCGTCCCTCCTCGGCGCCGCCACCGAGATGGCGGACGGTGTCGCCCAGCTCCGGCGCGTGCAGGAGCAGCTCGACTTCGTGCTGGAGGTCTCTACGGCCAGCGACGTGACGGAGGGCGCTCGTAGTCTCGACCAGAAGGCGGACGATTGGACCGCCAAGATCCTGCAGAAGGAACTCAAGACCTTCCAGAACGCCTATCAGCACGAGGCGCGCCTGCTGATGAAGTACAAGGATCTGCTGGACCGGATTGGAGGCGCCAACATCCCGCTCACGCAGGGCGTGCGGGACGTCTCCCGTGACTACCTCGCCACCTGGAGTGAGATCGAGCGCGAGTTGCAGGTCATCCTGAACGAGGACATTCCGGCCTTCAACCAGGTGCTGCAGCGGGCGGGGCTGCCCTTGATCTATCTGCCGCGGCCGGTGAGCTAG
- a CDS encoding Spy/CpxP family protein refolding chaperone: MQRIPMVLSVSALLAGAAVPLSAQAHDHSAHSPYAGMESRAIKALSPEEIAGLRAGEGLGMALAAELNGLPGPKHVLELAESLSLTAEQTAGVQEIAAEMQAAAQELGGQIIQAEEHLDRLFASGDAAEADVSRMTQHIGAMRGQLRAVHLNAHLAVSRLLTAEQVAAYQQQRGYAGSL; encoded by the coding sequence ATGCAGCGCATCCCGATGGTCCTGAGTGTCTCCGCCCTCCTTGCCGGTGCCGCGGTGCCGCTCAGCGCCCAGGCACACGACCACTCCGCTCATTCGCCGTACGCGGGGATGGAGAGTCGGGCCATCAAGGCGCTGTCCCCCGAGGAGATCGCCGGCCTCCGCGCGGGCGAAGGACTCGGCATGGCCCTGGCCGCCGAGCTCAACGGCCTCCCCGGTCCCAAGCACGTGCTCGAGTTGGCCGAGTCGCTTTCCTTGACGGCCGAGCAGACGGCCGGGGTGCAGGAAATCGCGGCCGAGATGCAAGCCGCCGCCCAGGAGTTGGGCGGACAGATCATCCAGGCGGAGGAGCATCTGGACCGGTTGTTCGCCAGTGGCGACGCCGCCGAGGCGGATGTCTCCCGCATGACCCAGCATATCGGCGCGATGCGGGGCCAGCTCCGCGCCGTCCACCTGAACGCGCACCTGGCCGTCTCGAGGCTACTGACTGCCGAGCAGGTGGCGGCGTATCAGCAGCAGCGGGGGTATGCGGGCTCCCTCTAG
- a CDS encoding M14 family metallopeptidase — MFACAALSLAAAPLQAQIPTPADIIGFAPGEDYKLAAYGPIVRYFEALAAASDRMVLEKIGESTRGEPLYLAAISTPENLARLDRYKEITRALAYARPPVRGYGPILSEDSARAFAKEGKAIVWIDGGLHATEVAHGQVMPEMAYWFVTDESEETRRIRENTILLLMANMNPDGLNTVAGWYMSQVGGPYETAPVPELYHHYIGHDNNRDWYMLTQVETQAVTRALYHEWFPQIVYNQHQSGPFPARIWMPPFENPVSPHLDPLLVSSLNQMGHSMRKRFDVEGKPGVISDVVYDLWWNGSMRGGPDYHNMLGFLTETALYRYATPGCYEDIPDAFNDRAGNLPAKTPSTNYNNPWLGGCWHIRDAMDYMMTAAKAVADMGARLKEDYLFNQYWMGRRQIERGRRAEGGPFAYVLDPRASHDPSAVYEFMDLMRQSGIEFVRSHSAFAAGGRQFPAGSFVIPPQAFRPYVVDLMEPKTYPDRRMYPGGPPEPPYDMTGYELRFSMGLEVASIDTPFDMPAGNWAEVGSAAWGVTAAVKQGYVVPATNNWLYRALGPYLRGGGTVFRFTGAWNPPDVAGSATNPVAVPGSYWLPGLPDAEATRLVELGLAPVPVSAIPPTNVMKRARAPRVAVYRSWQAPMPEGWTRWVLDQYGFEWTNVWDADVKAGALSDFDVLIVPDQSERGIHDGHEPGSMPDQYVGGLGEEGTEAVRRFVRDGGRLVAFDAAVDYAIRTFDLPFRNVVRGVASQDFFIPGSIIQLQVDPSHPLAWGVAPDAVTLFAGSQVLERVGGAGGASTPVCYADADYLVSGWTLGGETYLAGRTAAAQVAVGEGDVVLFAFTPHFRGQPRNTFKLLFNALMGASTEGLPRGEGLRCR; from the coding sequence TTGTTTGCATGTGCGGCCCTGAGCCTGGCGGCCGCCCCACTCCAGGCACAGATCCCTACCCCAGCGGACATCATCGGCTTCGCGCCCGGGGAGGACTACAAGCTGGCGGCTTACGGGCCGATCGTGCGGTACTTCGAGGCGTTGGCCGCGGCGAGCGACCGGATGGTGCTCGAGAAGATCGGCGAGAGCACCCGCGGGGAACCGCTCTATCTGGCTGCCATCTCCACACCCGAGAACCTGGCGCGGCTGGACCGCTACAAGGAGATCACGCGCGCCCTCGCCTACGCACGCCCTCCCGTGCGGGGCTACGGCCCCATCCTCTCCGAGGACAGTGCCCGTGCGTTCGCCAAGGAGGGCAAGGCCATCGTGTGGATCGACGGTGGGCTGCATGCCACGGAGGTGGCACACGGGCAGGTGATGCCAGAGATGGCCTACTGGTTCGTGACGGACGAGTCGGAGGAGACGCGGCGCATCCGCGAGAACACGATCCTGCTCCTGATGGCCAACATGAACCCGGACGGCCTCAACACCGTGGCCGGGTGGTACATGTCACAGGTCGGCGGGCCGTACGAGACCGCGCCCGTGCCCGAGCTCTACCACCACTACATCGGGCATGACAACAATCGCGATTGGTACATGCTCACCCAGGTGGAAACGCAGGCCGTCACGCGCGCGCTCTACCACGAATGGTTTCCGCAGATCGTGTACAACCAGCACCAGAGCGGGCCGTTTCCCGCGCGCATCTGGATGCCGCCGTTCGAGAATCCGGTGAGCCCGCACCTCGACCCATTGCTGGTGAGCTCGCTCAACCAGATGGGCCACTCCATGCGCAAGCGCTTCGACGTGGAGGGGAAGCCCGGAGTGATCAGTGATGTGGTCTACGACCTTTGGTGGAACGGGTCCATGCGGGGTGGCCCGGATTACCACAACATGTTGGGCTTCCTCACGGAGACGGCGCTGTACCGCTACGCGACACCCGGCTGCTACGAGGACATCCCGGACGCCTTCAATGATCGTGCCGGCAACCTCCCTGCCAAGACGCCGTCGACCAACTACAACAACCCCTGGCTGGGTGGCTGCTGGCATATCCGGGACGCCATGGACTACATGATGACGGCGGCCAAAGCGGTAGCCGACATGGGTGCGCGGCTCAAGGAAGACTATCTCTTCAATCAGTACTGGATGGGGCGTCGTCAGATCGAGCGCGGCCGCCGCGCGGAGGGCGGTCCCTTCGCCTACGTGTTGGACCCGCGCGCGTCCCATGACCCGAGCGCCGTCTACGAGTTCATGGACTTGATGCGCCAGTCCGGCATCGAGTTCGTGCGGTCCCACAGCGCCTTCGCCGCGGGGGGTCGGCAGTTTCCGGCTGGGAGCTTCGTGATCCCGCCCCAGGCGTTCCGGCCCTATGTCGTGGATTTGATGGAGCCCAAGACCTACCCCGACCGACGCATGTATCCGGGCGGACCACCGGAGCCGCCCTACGACATGACGGGCTATGAGTTGCGCTTCTCCATGGGGCTCGAGGTGGCGAGCATCGACACCCCGTTCGACATGCCGGCGGGGAATTGGGCAGAGGTCGGAAGCGCCGCGTGGGGTGTCACCGCCGCCGTGAAGCAGGGCTACGTGGTGCCGGCCACCAACAACTGGCTCTACCGCGCGCTCGGTCCGTATCTGCGCGGGGGAGGCACCGTCTTCCGCTTCACGGGCGCCTGGAATCCGCCCGACGTGGCCGGGTCGGCGACCAACCCCGTAGCGGTTCCCGGTTCCTACTGGCTTCCGGGTCTTCCGGACGCAGAGGCCACCCGTCTGGTCGAGCTGGGCCTGGCTCCCGTGCCCGTATCGGCCATCCCACCCACGAATGTGATGAAGCGGGCCCGCGCTCCACGCGTGGCCGTCTACCGCTCCTGGCAGGCCCCCATGCCAGAGGGGTGGACGCGCTGGGTGCTGGACCAGTATGGGTTCGAGTGGACCAACGTATGGGACGCGGACGTGAAGGCCGGCGCGCTCTCCGACTTCGACGTGCTGATCGTGCCCGACCAGAGTGAGCGCGGCATCCACGACGGTCACGAGCCCGGCAGCATGCCCGACCAGTACGTGGGCGGCCTCGGTGAAGAGGGCACGGAGGCGGTACGTCGCTTCGTGCGCGACGGCGGCCGGCTGGTGGCCTTCGACGCCGCGGTGGACTACGCGATCCGCACGTTCGACCTTCCGTTCAGGAACGTGGTGCGCGGCGTGGCGTCACAGGACTTCTTCATCCCCGGCTCCATCATCCAGTTGCAGGTCGACCCCTCGCATCCGCTGGCCTGGGGCGTGGCTCCCGATGCAGTCACCCTGTTCGCAGGGAGTCAGGTGCTCGAGCGCGTCGGTGGAGCGGGTGGCGCCTCCACGCCGGTCTGCTATGCCGATGCGGACTATCTGGTGAGTGGGTGGACCTTGGGCGGGGAGACCTATCTGGCTGGGCGGACCGCGGCTGCCCAGGTTGCGGTGGGCGAAGGCGACGTCGTGCTGTTCGCCTTCACCCCGCACTTCCGGGGTCAGCCGCGCAATACCTTCAAGTTGTTGTTCAATGCGCTGATGGGGGCGAGCACGGAGGGGCTGCCGAGGGGCGAGGGACTGCGGTGCCGGTAG
- a CDS encoding S8 family serine peptidase has product MSVSPRRHAARTLSGAALLLFAAACSETDLAGPAVADVDVPLVGAFDMSGDPATGRHLVMFKGQGPANFAQTVADLGGTVEFSHPIGIAIVSGLDAAGATALAGTKGIGDVQADESFQMDDQLGSAEDAGAIVASPSDPTTASRYSRQWNLPAIGANVAWAAGRLGSSAVTVAILDSGVDPVHPDLAGRVDASRSFSYVPSDDALVDAFFPGAPYWIDLRYHGTHVAATVASNALAAAGVTSGTTLISVKVCNVNGSCPFSSVIAGVLHAADNGAQVANMSLGGGFTKAGNGRFVGFINQVFNYARSRGVTMVVAAGNSALDLDHNGNTFTSYCDVNVICVSATGPTSGGTTGPWPDADTPAVYTNFGRSAISVAAPGGNTGASVWAACSTFSLVVPVCRTGVFILGISGTSMATPHVAGLAALLVEDYGANPGRIRGRIQATADDLGQRGTDPFYGKGRINVPAALGLN; this is encoded by the coding sequence ATGTCGGTTTCACCCCGTCGTCACGCTGCCCGGACGCTATCCGGCGCGGCGCTGTTGCTGTTCGCTGCTGCATGCTCTGAGACCGATCTGGCGGGCCCCGCTGTTGCGGATGTCGATGTTCCCCTGGTCGGCGCGTTCGACATGTCGGGTGATCCGGCCACAGGTCGGCACCTGGTGATGTTCAAGGGCCAGGGCCCCGCCAACTTCGCTCAGACCGTGGCCGACCTGGGAGGCACGGTCGAGTTCAGCCATCCGATCGGCATCGCCATCGTCTCCGGCCTGGACGCGGCCGGCGCCACCGCCCTCGCGGGCACCAAGGGGATCGGGGACGTACAGGCGGATGAGTCGTTCCAGATGGACGACCAGCTGGGAAGCGCCGAGGACGCTGGAGCGATCGTGGCGTCTCCGTCGGATCCGACGACGGCGTCCCGCTATTCCAGACAGTGGAACCTGCCGGCGATCGGGGCGAACGTGGCCTGGGCCGCCGGACGTCTGGGCAGCTCGGCAGTGACCGTCGCGATCCTGGATTCGGGCGTCGATCCCGTCCATCCGGATCTGGCCGGCCGCGTGGACGCGTCCCGTTCCTTCTCCTACGTCCCGTCGGACGACGCACTCGTGGATGCGTTCTTCCCCGGCGCACCCTACTGGATCGACCTTCGCTACCACGGGACGCACGTGGCGGCCACCGTCGCGTCGAACGCGCTCGCGGCCGCCGGAGTCACCAGCGGAACGACGCTGATCTCCGTGAAGGTCTGCAACGTGAACGGCAGTTGCCCCTTCTCGTCGGTCATCGCCGGCGTGCTGCACGCGGCCGACAACGGCGCTCAGGTGGCCAACATGAGCCTGGGAGGCGGCTTCACCAAGGCGGGCAACGGGCGCTTCGTGGGATTCATCAACCAGGTCTTCAACTACGCCCGCTCGCGTGGGGTGACCATGGTCGTGGCAGCCGGAAACTCCGCGCTCGATCTCGACCACAACGGCAACACGTTCACCTCGTACTGTGACGTCAACGTCATCTGCGTCTCCGCCACCGGACCCACGTCGGGCGGAACCACGGGCCCCTGGCCGGATGCGGACACGCCCGCGGTCTACACGAACTTCGGTCGGTCGGCCATCAGCGTCGCCGCGCCGGGCGGAAACACTGGAGCGTCGGTGTGGGCCGCGTGTTCGACCTTCAGCCTGGTCGTCCCCGTATGCCGGACCGGGGTGTTCATTCTCGGAATCTCCGGAACTTCCATGGCCACCCCCCATGTCGCCGGCCTCGCCGCGCTACTGGTCGAGGACTACGGGGCGAACCCCGGCCGAATCCGGGGCCGGATACAGGCCACCGCGGACGATCTTGGTCAGCGCGGCACAGACCCCTTCTACGGGAAGGGTCGCATCAACGTCCCGGCGGCGCTCGGATTGAACTGA
- a CDS encoding sialidase family protein, whose amino-acid sequence MRKNLWCRSLAVVGLGTLSWSSACKSDPTAPADDPAASPPSLLSVGSPGKDEDPSVLLLPSGRVLVAWFSDRAGSGDIYVAGTDDRQSFTAPVQVTDNPFGNFYPNLFLDSKGTIHLVWFEWVQLSVGQIRHSTSLDGTTWTPEEAVTTLFLVDDWVPTITESADGTLLVYFVESKREFPSTINRIYVAAKPPSASEWETAVPVPGVNTPQQHNHLPFASRIGGDVALVWVRHDTANAVPWSPPIPKSDLFFATSPDGRSFGNAQQVTRENGVVANLFPAIYTRHDGSQWILWLQAGAKPTKVLELPVAGLGQYPSAVVEASWLPDGYSHRVTRTAEPGQYLGAWVQGPEGSQEIYWRTVTR is encoded by the coding sequence ATGAGAAAGAATCTGTGGTGTCGCTCGCTCGCGGTGGTCGGATTGGGAACCCTGAGCTGGAGCTCGGCGTGCAAGTCAGATCCGACTGCACCGGCTGACGATCCCGCCGCCTCTCCCCCTTCGCTGCTCTCGGTGGGCAGCCCCGGGAAGGACGAGGATCCGAGCGTGCTGCTTCTGCCCAGCGGCCGGGTGCTGGTCGCCTGGTTCTCCGATCGAGCCGGCAGCGGCGACATCTACGTTGCAGGGACGGACGATCGGCAGTCGTTCACCGCTCCGGTCCAGGTCACGGACAACCCTTTCGGGAACTTCTATCCCAACCTCTTTCTCGACAGCAAGGGAACCATCCACCTGGTGTGGTTCGAGTGGGTGCAGCTGAGTGTAGGACAGATCCGGCACAGTACGTCGCTCGACGGCACGACCTGGACACCAGAAGAGGCGGTCACGACGCTGTTCCTGGTCGACGACTGGGTGCCGACGATCACCGAGAGCGCGGACGGCACGCTACTGGTCTACTTCGTGGAGTCCAAGCGGGAGTTCCCCTCCACGATCAATCGGATCTACGTCGCTGCCAAGCCACCCAGCGCATCGGAATGGGAAACGGCTGTCCCGGTGCCGGGCGTAAATACGCCACAGCAACACAACCACCTGCCCTTCGCGTCCAGAATCGGCGGTGACGTTGCGCTGGTGTGGGTGCGTCACGATACCGCGAACGCGGTACCCTGGTCGCCTCCCATCCCCAAATCGGATCTCTTCTTCGCCACCTCGCCCGATGGACGGAGCTTCGGCAACGCGCAGCAGGTGACGCGGGAGAATGGAGTGGTCGCCAACTTGTTTCCGGCGATCTATACCCGCCACGACGGGAGCCAGTGGATCCTGTGGCTTCAGGCGGGCGCCAAGCCGACCAAGGTGCTCGAGTTGCCAGTCGCGGGTCTGGGGCAGTATCCCAGCGCCGTGGTGGAGGCGTCGTGGCTCCCCGATGGATACTCGCACCGCGTCACGAGGACGGCCGAGCCAGGTCAGTATCTCGGAGCTTGGGTGCAAGGTCCGGAGGGGAGTCAAGAGATCTACTGGCGCACGGTGACCAGATAG